AGGAGTTGAAGTTTCATTCCTTGGTCTTTTATTTGATGTTTCAATAGTGGTGGTTTTCTTTGATATAATTCTATTTATATCTCTAACATCTCCCATATTCTGTAGCAAAATTAATGtaagaataaaaattatattaatcaattataaaaacaataaacaatcacaaaataatcaaatttattggTTTTATATGTACAATTATTAgatcttaaataaatttaactgAATTCTTTACTTTCGAATCAAATAACTTATACATAgtatcacaaaaataaaatgaaacttaAAATATACGTGAATATacaataaatcatatttatatgttcTGAACTCGTTAATTCTAGATTATAAGATTTTCACATGTGGTAATGAATTACTTAATATTGAGACAGAATTAATTACGAATGTACAAGATTTAAACTTATAAGTGATATGATTTCACAATTCAACAAATAATGTACAAGTGGTTCAATATCTCATCCCACCCAAAAATATAAACGTGTTTAGTCTATGAAAAAGATATCAGATATACATCGAGAGGGAAAGAATCGAACTAAAGTATTgttatgataattataattatcaacaagaattgtgatgaaatataGTCAAAGTTATCGGGTTTGAACCATATGAATGgaaaaaaaaccctaataaAAAGCGTTTTCCCTTTTAACAAGGCAAATTCAAATCGGACGAAACTTTAAAATAGATATCGAACGCatcgaaaaaataaataaataaaaagtaaaattaaaattacctTTGCTTTCTCATCAATTGTTGTGTTATTAGGAATATTATGCAAATTAGAAGGAAATAAACTTGAAGGAACATCATTCATGGAAGCTGCACTTGCATTCCAAAATGGAGTATTATTTGAGAAATGCAGCTGGCTGTGAGGTGGCGGCAACGGCCGCGCCGGTGGCGGCAATGGAGGCTGCTCCGGCGAAGGTGATGCTCGGAGAAATTGAGGAAATTTAGACCAAGAATTCGTCGTAGACGAATGCAACACTTGATGATTATCAGTTACTTCGTAATTTGATGAATGActaaatattgaattattttgatCTAATGAAAAACCCCTAATATTCATTTGTGACGAAGAATCCTCATAATTCCtaaaaaggagaaaacaaaaaaaaataaaaatgacaaaattattaaaacataatataactaagtaattaaaaatatatatttttatttatatatatatatatataaattagatGATCACGCAATTTAATAGTACTTACAATAAAGATTGATGGTTCCAATCATGTGGTTGAGAAGTAAGGCCCAAACccataatttgaaaatttgaatcatGAGAAGATAAAACGCCGCCGccacctcctcctcctccttcacCCTTATCATCATGATCGGAAGATTGAGACACCGACACAGAATCCAAGAAAGTCCTAGGTTTGATGTCCACATGATTAGTTTGTATCGGCCAATTACTACTATAGTCAGTAGTAGTGGCCGATGTGGAAGTTGTAGGTGTAATGGATGAACCACTACTATCGAACCTATTCCTTGATGATGTGGACGTATTATTTTCCCACCAATTCCCTCCCCCTAGTTGAAATTCTTCCGCCATAGCAAAAACAACGTTTTCAATACAGATAGCAGCTTTTCTATCGAAAAATTATCTTCGCGATTTTCGagaaatgataaaaagaagtgtaggaaagaagagaaaatttgtttgtgttaccttttttctttctttctttctttctttgtggTATTGAATCAAGATTCTTATTCTGGAACTCTCTCTTTGCTTTACACTTGTGGTTTTaggttatttatttatatatataaaagatttggaaaaataaaaagtttgaaatgaattttttgttttatcttttcaaTTCATGTGGCTATTTATAGGatgaaattattttgaattttttttttgaaagactttgagaaatgaccaaaattttgATTGACTTTTGATGAGTGATTAGACTTAATTCTTTCTTaggaaataattattattgtattccATCCTTAGCCACACATCAATTAATTACTTCTTTGTtacattttaccttttttttatggtattatctttcaaaaattaatatttattgtatGTACTAGCTagagtttttatttaaaatatatatttaaaaaaaagtaagaaaattttagatcaaatttaaccttgtatatacatatagaaaatttaaccttgtatatacatatatttcaatAGGAAACAAGATATGAACCctcttgtgttt
The sequence above is a segment of the Solanum lycopersicum chromosome 10, SLM_r2.1 genome. Coding sequences within it:
- the LOC101264865 gene encoding transcription factor bHLH123-like, which gives rise to MAEEFQLGGGNWWENNTSTSSRNRFDSSGSSITPTTSTSATTTDYSSNWPIQTNHVDIKPRTFLDSVSVSQSSDHDDKGEGGGGGGGGVLSSHDSNFQIMGLGLTSQPHDWNHQSLLNYEDSSSQMNIRGFSLDQNNSIFSHSSNYEVTDNHQVLHSSTTNSWSKFPQFLRASPSPEQPPLPPPARPLPPPHSQLHFSNNTPFWNASAASMNDVPSSLFPSNLHNIPNNTTIDEKAKNMGDVRDINRIISKKTTTIETSNKRPRNETSTPSPIIKVRKEKMGDRITALQQLVSPFGKTDTASVLSEAIEYIKFLHDQIGALSAPYMKSGASMQHLQSDNKSEDIGEGRNKDLRSRGLCLVPISSTFPVTHETNVDLWTPTFGSTFR